GATTGCCGACGATTTGACCCCCGCAATTACCTATGCCCGCGAAGGCGCGCCGATCCCCGAAGTCATCTCCTATTATTGGAACTTCGGTCCCAAACGCTACAAACCAGCATTTGAAAGCGGCATGCTGGAGGAGTACGAGAACGCGAAGGAAACCTATTTTTCCCCGCCCCCGCACGAAGGCACGATTTTCCGCAATCCGGACTTGGCCGACACGCTGTCCAAGATCGCAGAAGGCGGCCGCGATGCCTTCTACAAAGGCGACCTGGCCGAGCGGATGGACGCCTACTTCAAGCGCATCGGCGGTTTCCTGCGTTATGAGGACTTTGCCAGCCATACAGGCGACTGGGTCGACCCGGTCTGCGCAACCTATCGCGCCGACTACAAGGTCTGCGAACTGCCGCCCAACACCCAGGGCATCGCCGCGCTCCAGATGTTGCAGATGCTCGAAAAATACGATCTGCGTTCAATGGGCTTTGGCTCGGCAGATTCCATCATGGCGCAGGTGGAAGCCAAGCGTCTGGCCTTTGCCGACCGCGCCAAGGGATATGCCGATCCCGAGTTTTCCGGGATCGACCCGGAAGTCTTCATCGCGGACGGGTATAATGCCCGGCGCGCCGGGCTTATCGACCTGTCCAAACCCATGCCGAATGTCAAAGCCGGTCTGGACTTCCCCACCGCCGACAAGGCGCTTGAGGACGGCGACACGACCTACCTCACAGTGGCCGACGAAAACGGGATGATGGTGTCACTGATCCAGTCGAACTATCGTGGCATGGGCTCGGGCCTTGTCGCCGACGGAATGGGCTTCATGTTCCAGGATCGCGGACAGCTGTTCAGCCTCGACCCGGCCCATCCGAATGTCTGGGAGCCGGGCAAGCGCCCCTTCCATACGATCATTCCTGCATTTGCGTTCAAGAAGGACATGCCGGGCTGCCAGGTTCGGGCGGTCCCGATCGAACAGGCCTGCCCGTTCGAACCCTGGCTCAGCTTCGGCCTCATGGGTGGCGGCATGCAGCCACAGGGCCATGTGCAAGTGATCCTGAACCTCGTCGATTTTGACATGGGCCTGCAGGAAGCCGGCGATGCCGCCAGATGGGAACATGTCGGCGGCTGCGAGCCCACCGACAACCTGGAAGACCCGGCCTGCGAAGCGGATACCGGCAAGGTGTTTCTGGAAAGCGGCATCCCTCCGGCAACCCGCGCCGAACTGGAAGCCCGTGGC
This portion of the Hyphomonas adhaerens MHS-3 genome encodes:
- a CDS encoding gamma-glutamyltransferase family protein; the protein is MKAPRILAAATLAVGLSACATSPPDSGEAEKEIVVTETVTVQEQTPPGPGDRMPTGRSIGVRSAVVAPHAAAATAHPLATQTALDVLKRGGSAVDAAIAANAMLGLVEPTGNGIGGDLFAIVWDPETQQLYGYNGSGRSPKGATLEDIQAKADAFMDGKEIPPFGTASVTVPGTVDGWFALHDKFGKLPIADDLTPAITYAREGAPIPEVISYYWNFGPKRYKPAFESGMLEEYENAKETYFSPPPHEGTIFRNPDLADTLSKIAEGGRDAFYKGDLAERMDAYFKRIGGFLRYEDFASHTGDWVDPVCATYRADYKVCELPPNTQGIAALQMLQMLEKYDLRSMGFGSADSIMAQVEAKRLAFADRAKGYADPEFSGIDPEVFIADGYNARRAGLIDLSKPMPNVKAGLDFPTADKALEDGDTTYLTVADENGMMVSLIQSNYRGMGSGLVADGMGFMFQDRGQLFSLDPAHPNVWEPGKRPFHTIIPAFAFKKDMPGCQVRAVPIEQACPFEPWLSFGLMGGGMQPQGHVQVILNLVDFDMGLQEAGDAARWEHVGGCEPTDNLEDPACEADTGKVFLESGIPPATRAELEARGVDVECCGANAGGYQAVMRDFETGAYIAATEMRKDGVADGY